The Gossypium raimondii isolate GPD5lz unplaced genomic scaffold, ASM2569854v1 Contig00259, whole genome shotgun sequence genome has a window encoding:
- the LOC105761233 gene encoding universal stress protein PHOS34, whose translation MENPNKGRKMSSSNSNRKLPTIKIHLPTSPHHSTSAASSPSPVAGARRKIGVAVDLSEESAYAVRWAVQNYLRPGDAVILLHVSPTNVLYGADWGPLSQAQQSPRTPETQKQLEDDFDAFTASKAADLAKPLKEAGFPFKIHIAKDHDMRERLCLELERLGLSAVIMGSRGCGAEKRGNDGRLGSVTDYCVHHCVCPVVVVRHPDEKDGGNGQPVVADKDARVEEKDA comes from the exons atggaaaaccCAAATAAAGGAAGGAAAATGAGTTCTTCTAACAGTAACCGAAAGCTACCCACGATCAAGATTCACCTCCCAACCTCCCCTCATCACTCGACCTCCGCAGCTTCCTCCCCCAGCCCCGTCGCTGGAGCTCGTCGTAAGATTGGCGTAGCGGTGGATCTCTCCGAAGAGTCCGCCTACGCCGTTCGCTGGGCTGTCCAAAACTACCTCCGACCAGGCGATGCTGTCATCCTCCTCCACGTGTCTCCAACCAATGTACTCTACGGAGCTGATTGGGGCCCACTTTCCCAGGCCCAACAAAGCCCACGAACGCCAGAGACCCAGAAGCAACTGGAGGACGACTTCGATGCCTTCACGGCTTCAAAGGCAGCGGATTTGGCCAAACCCTTGAAGGAAGCTGGGTTTCCCTTCAAGATTCATATTGCGAAAGATCATGATATGAGGGAAAGGCTGTGTCTTGAGCTGGAGAGGTTAGGGTTGAGTGCTGTTATAATGGGGAGTAGAGGGTGTGGAGCTGAGAAAAGAGGGAATGATGGGAGGTTGGGAAGCGTTACTGATTATTGTGTGCATCACTGTGTTTGTCCTGTTGTTGTTGTTAGGCATCCTGATGAGAAAGATGGCGGGAATGGTCAGCCTGTGGTGGCAGATAAGGATGCCAGGGTGGAGGAAAAAG ATGCCTAG
- the LOC105801293 gene encoding G-type lectin S-receptor-like serine/threonine-protein kinase At4g27290: MERDPIFTMICFLIVVFSHLELSEEVDVLGVEGSISDGETLVSSLETFQLGFFSPGKSRNRYLGIWFKTCPGTVVWVANRNNPIADGQGVLTVSDSGNLVLLNQTKSVVWSSNLSGTAQNPVAQLLDTGNLVLKDNKSTAGSYLWQSFDYPSDTLLPGMKVGWNLKTSEERYLTSWKSADDPSPGNFTFRLDKNGLPQLVIDTESMRTYRTGPWNGFGFEAIPAYLNFLFKHNVVSNENEIFFSYEVANKEITTRLWLNYTGYLQRLIFTHDSKNWEFLYSAPFDKCGIYGFCGANSICSSRRADACKCLKGFISKSQESKNCVRESSLDCQKGDGFTRLVGVKVPDLLKFQLNESLNLKQCEAECLKNCSCTAYVNMNASEGRTSCVMWFGDLFDISEVSDMYRNEVVFIRLSVSGLGLTHDSRKKNRLMAILVVSIISSATILGLISFIIWKKWKKRDDLLHLTRLESGEDEREVPLFHFSTIEIATNYFSFGNVIGEGGFGPVYKGNLPTGQQIAVKRLSKDSGQGVEQFRNEVVLIAKLQHKNLVGLLGCCIQGNERMLIYEFMPKKSLDYFIFDHKKRAQLSWRNRFDIVLGITRGLLYLHQDSKLPIIHRDLKASNILLDSNLTPKISDFGLARIFCGNDVETKTSRVVGTFGYMAPEYAIDGTFSAKSDVFSFGVLLLEIVSGKKNRGYSHPDHLHNLLGHAWLLWNEDRGLEVMDTILEETCVRSEVLRFIHVGLLCVQECPEDRPTMSSVLLKLTNEEATLPRPKAPGFFVQRNPYDNFSSTTVTTDVTISILEAR, encoded by the exons ATGGAGCGGGATCCTATATTCACTATGATCTGCTTTTTAATAGTAGTTTTTTCACACTTGGAATTGTCAGAGGAAGTTGATGTTTTAGGTGTAGAAGGATCAATCAGTGATGGTGAGACACTGGTTTCATCATTAGAAACCTTTCAGCTAGGCTTCTTCTCACCTGGAAAATCAAGAAACAGGTACTTGGGAATATGGTTCAAGACCTGCCCTGGAACGGTTGTTTGGGTTGCAAACAGAAACAATCCCATTGCTGATGGGCAAGGGGTTTTAACTGTAAGTGACAGTGGAAATCTTGTCCTTTTGAACCAGACGAAGAGTGTCGTCTGGTCATCCAATCTGTCTGGGACAGCACAAAATCCTGTGGCACAGCTTTTAGATACTGGAAACCTTGTTCTCAAGGACAACAAAAGCACGGCTGGAAGCTATTTGTGGCAAAGCTTTGATTATCCATCAGACACACTCTTGCCAGGCATGAAAGTAGGATGGAACTTAAAGACTAGCGAGGAAAGATATTTAACATCATGGAAAAGTGCTGATGATCCATCCCCTGGAAACTTCACTTTCAGACTTGACAAAAATGGATTACCTCAGTTAGTCATTGATACAGAATCAATGAGAACGTACCGTACAGGACCATGGAATGGATTTGGGTTTGAAGCTATTCCAGCATACCTCAACTTCCTCTTCAAACATAATGTCGTGTCTAATGAGAATGAGATATTTTTTAGTTATGAAGTTGCCAACAAGGAGATTACCACGCGATTATGGTTGAATTATACTGGTTATTTACAGCGTCTTATATTTACCCATGATAGTAAAAATTGGGAATTTTTGTACTCAGCTCCATTTGATAAATGTGGGATCTATGGATTCTGTGGTGCTAACAGTATATGCAGCAGCCGGAGAGCAGATGCCTGTAAGTGTCTAAAAGGGTTCATTTCAAAATCACAAGAGTCTAAGAACTGTGTAAGAGAATCATCACTAGACTGTCAAAAGGGAGATGGCTTTACCAGGCTTGTTGGGGTTAAAGTGCCggatttgttaaaatttcagTTGAACGAGAGTTTGAATCTTAAGCAATGTGAGGCTGAATGCTTGAAGAATTGTTCTTGTACAGCTTATGTTAATATGAATGCAAGTGAAGGCCGCACCAGCTGTGTGATGTGGTTTGGTGACCTCTTTGATATTTCAGAAGTGTCAGACATGTACCGAAATGAAGTTGTCTTTATAAGACTTTCAGTTTCAGGTCTAG GATTAACCCATGATTCGAGGAAAAAGAATAGACTAATGGCTATCCTAGTTGTGTCAATCATCTCAAGTGCAACTATTTTGGGCCTAATATCCTTCATAATTTGGAAGAAATGGAAGAAACGAG ATGATTTGCTTCATTTAACAAGATTGGAAAGTGGGGAAGATGAAAGAGAAGTGCCCTTGTTCCACTTCTCTACCATAGAAATTGCCACCAACTATTTCTCTTTTGGCAATGTAATTGGAGAGGGTGGCTTTGGTCCTGTTTACAAG GGAAATCTCCCAACAGGACAACAAATAGCAGTAAAGAGGCTGTCAAAAGACTCAGGTCAAGGTGTTGAGCAATTCAGGAATGAAGTAGTTTTGATAGCCAAACTTCAGCATAAGAATCTTGTTGGACTGCTTGGTTGCTGCATTCAAGGAAATGAAAGGATGTTAATCTATGAGTTTATGCCTAAAAAAAGCTTAGATTACTTCATCTTTG ATCATAAAAAAAGAGCACAACTATCATGGCGAAACAGGTTTGATATTGTTCTAGGCATCACAAGGGGACTACTCTATCTCCACCAAGATTCTAAACTCCCAATTATTCATAGAGATCTCAAAGCAAGTAATATTTTACTAGATAGCAACTTGACCCCTAAAATTTCGGATTTTGGGTTGGCAAGAATTTTTTGTGGCAATGATGTGGAAACAAAAACAAGTCGAGTGGTCGGAACATT TGGTTACATGGCTCCTGAGTATGCAATTGATGGAACATTTTCAGCCAAATCCGATGTTTTCAGCTTCGGTGTGCTTTTGCTAGAAATAGTAAGTGGTAAAAAGAATAGAGGGTACAGTCATCCCGATCATCTCCACAATCTTCTAGGCCAC GCGTGGTTGCTTTGGAATGAAGATCGAGGTTTGGAAGTGATGGACACAATCCTAGAAGAAACATGTGTTAGGTCCGAAGTGCTTAGATTTATCCATGTTGGGTTATTGTGTGTTCAAGAATGCCCTGAAGACAGACCAACAATGTCATCTGTTCTTCTCAAACTCACAAATGAAGAAGCAACTTTGCCTCGACCAAAAGCACCTGGTTTCTTCGTACAAAGGAATCCCTATGACAATTTTAGTTCTACAACAGTGACAACTGATGTCACCATATCTATTCTTGAAGCTAGATAG